In Osmia bicornis bicornis chromosome 10, iOsmBic2.1, whole genome shotgun sequence, one genomic interval encodes:
- the LOC114873390 gene encoding forkhead box protein K1 isoform X5: MQWNPEAKGAPIARLEGREFEYMVRQRRITIGRNSSRGEVDVNMGHSSFISRRHLEIFYDHPFFFMICNGKNGVFVDGVFQRKGAPAFQLPKTCTFRFPSTNIRLVFQSLVDEQEQNNVRVPSPPKHRAPLPPLRINIPDTGYSSPFPSPTGTISAANSCPASPRAGQGRRNISADLQMVAVYAAAVANDPQNSNLERHEGGQSSSRQISPELSVDSRYRGGSSAGPNGTAANCSPPKDDSKPPYSYAQLIVQAIASAADKQLTLSGIYSYITKNYPYYRTADKGWQNSIRHNLSLNRYFIKVPRSQEEPGKGSFWRIDPQSEAKLIEQAFRRRRQRGVPCFRAPFGLSSRSAPASPSHVGISGLMTPECLSRETSPGPESYPDSSVPSPAGQLTSQSAPGSPGHPYAPSSQSSHKGRLMQQITVVTNGVTSDSAREDKYVVSGNAAEEHSLSPAGQYSPAPVIVQTTYNYSGSFIGPDAGVGVSKRPHEESDSSPGSPAPLAIVESPEPSEHQQPQTKRQRVHDMDDH, from the exons ATGCAGTGGAACCCGGAGGCAAAGGGTGCACCGATTGCACGACTGGAGGGTCGCGAGTTCGAATACATGGTTAGACAGCGACGTATCACTATCGGACGTAACAGCAGCAGGGGTGAGGTCGACGTCAACATGGGCCACTCCAGCTTTATCTCGCGACGgcaccttgaaatattttatgatCACCCCTTTTTCTTCATGATTTGCAACGGTAAAAATGGTGTATTCGTTGACGGAGTCTTTCAACGAAAGGGCGCGCCTGCCTTTCAATTACCAAAGAC ATGCACATTCAGATTTCCAAGTACAAATATCAGACTGGTATTTCAGTCATTAGTGGACGAACAGGAGCAGAACAATGTACGCGTACCTTCTCCACCAAAACACAGAGCACCGTTGCCACCTTTACGTATTAATATTCCGGATACAGGATATAGCAGTCCGTTTCCTTCTCCCACTGGAACTATCAGTGCTGCTAATTCGTGTCCTGCTAGTCCACGAGCAGGACAGGGAAGAAGAAACATATCTGCGGACCTTCAAATGGTGGCAGTGTACGCAGCTGCTGTTGCCAATGATCctcaaaattcaaatttggAAAGACACGAGGGTGGACAGAGTTCTAGCAGACAGATAAGCCCCGAGCTAAGCGTGGACTCTAGATACAGAGGTGGAAGCAGTGCCGGACCAAATGGTACTGCAGCAAATTGTAGTCCGCCAAAGGACGATTCAAAACCGCCGTATTCGTACGCGCAGCTGATTGTTCAGGCCATAGCGTCTGCGGCGGATAAACAGCTCACGTTGTCCGGGATTTATTCGTACATTACGAAGAATTACCCGTATTATAGAACGGCGGATAAAGGGTGGCAAAATTCCATAAGGCATAATCTTTCGTTGAATCGTTATTTCATTAAAGTACCGAGAAGTCAAGAGGAACCAGGGAAGGGTTCATTTTGGCGAATCGATCCTCAGTCCGAAGCGAAACTGATAGAACAGGCATTTAGGAGAAGAAGGCAACGTGGCGTGCCATGTTTTCGAGCTCCTTTCGGTCTCTCGTCACG GAGCGCACCCGCTTCACCGTCTCACGTAGGAATCAGCGGGTTGATGACACCAGAATGTCTGAGTAGAGAAACATCGCCAGGCCCAGAATCTTATCCGGACAGTTCTGTACCTTCGCCGGCTGGTCAATTGACTAGTCAATCCGCACCAGGATCACCCGGTCATCCGTACGCGCCCTCGAGCCAGTCGTCTCATAAGGGTCGTCTGATGCAACAGATTACCGTTGTCACGAACGGTGTTACGAGTGATTCAGCTAGAGAAG atAAGTATGTTGTATCCGGAAATGCTGCAGAAGAACATTCTCTTTCCCCGGCCGGTCAGTACAGTCCGGCTCCTGTTATTGTACAAACGACGTATAACTACAG CGGAAGTTTTATTGGTCCCGACGCAGGCGTCGGTGTTTCAAAGCGTCCGCACGAGGAATCGGATAGTTCTCCAGGTTCACCGGCACCGCTTGCAATCGTCGAAAGTCCCGAGCCATCCGAACACCAACAACCACAGACGAAACGTCAACGCGTTCACGATATGGACGATCATTGA
- the LOC114873390 gene encoding forkhead box protein K1 isoform X2: MLWRVCSLGAMSTYSRTQESDAWALLALKSAPASPTKMQWNPEAKGAPIARLEGREFEYMVRQRRITIGRNSSRGEVDVNMGHSSFISRRHLEIFYDHPFFFMICNGKNGVFVDGVFQRKGAPAFQLPKTCTFRFPSTNIRLVFQSLVDEQEQNNVRVPSPPKHRAPLPPLRINIPDTGYSSPFPSPTGTISAANSCPASPRAGQGRRNISADLQMVAVYAAAVANDPQNSNLERHEGGQSSSRQISPELSVDSRYRGGSSAGPNGTAANCSPPKDDSKPPYSYAQLIVQAIASAADKQLTLSGIYSYITKNYPYYRTADKGWQNSIRHNLSLNRYFIKVPRSQEEPGKGSFWRIDPQSEAKLIEQAFRRRRQRGVPCFRAPFGLSSRSAPASPSHVGISGLMTPECLSRETSPGPESYPDSSVPSPAGQLTSQSAPGSPGHPYAPSSQSSHKGRLMQQITVVTNGVTSDSAREDKYVVSGNAAEEHSLSPAGQYSPAPVIVQTTYNYSGSFIGPDAGVGVSKRPHEESDSSPGSPAPLAIVESPEPSEHQQPQTKRQRVHDMDDH, translated from the exons atgttgtG GAGGGTTTGCTCACTCGGTGCTATGTCTACGTACTCCCGTACTCAGGAGAGCGACGCGTGGGCCCTTCTGGCACTGAAGTCGGCACCGGCCAGTCCGACGAAGATGCAGTGGAACCCGGAGGCAAAGGGTGCACCGATTGCACGACTGGAGGGTCGCGAGTTCGAATACATGGTTAGACAGCGACGTATCACTATCGGACGTAACAGCAGCAGGGGTGAGGTCGACGTCAACATGGGCCACTCCAGCTTTATCTCGCGACGgcaccttgaaatattttatgatCACCCCTTTTTCTTCATGATTTGCAACGGTAAAAATGGTGTATTCGTTGACGGAGTCTTTCAACGAAAGGGCGCGCCTGCCTTTCAATTACCAAAGAC ATGCACATTCAGATTTCCAAGTACAAATATCAGACTGGTATTTCAGTCATTAGTGGACGAACAGGAGCAGAACAATGTACGCGTACCTTCTCCACCAAAACACAGAGCACCGTTGCCACCTTTACGTATTAATATTCCGGATACAGGATATAGCAGTCCGTTTCCTTCTCCCACTGGAACTATCAGTGCTGCTAATTCGTGTCCTGCTAGTCCACGAGCAGGACAGGGAAGAAGAAACATATCTGCGGACCTTCAAATGGTGGCAGTGTACGCAGCTGCTGTTGCCAATGATCctcaaaattcaaatttggAAAGACACGAGGGTGGACAGAGTTCTAGCAGACAGATAAGCCCCGAGCTAAGCGTGGACTCTAGATACAGAGGTGGAAGCAGTGCCGGACCAAATGGTACTGCAGCAAATTGTAGTCCGCCAAAGGACGATTCAAAACCGCCGTATTCGTACGCGCAGCTGATTGTTCAGGCCATAGCGTCTGCGGCGGATAAACAGCTCACGTTGTCCGGGATTTATTCGTACATTACGAAGAATTACCCGTATTATAGAACGGCGGATAAAGGGTGGCAAAATTCCATAAGGCATAATCTTTCGTTGAATCGTTATTTCATTAAAGTACCGAGAAGTCAAGAGGAACCAGGGAAGGGTTCATTTTGGCGAATCGATCCTCAGTCCGAAGCGAAACTGATAGAACAGGCATTTAGGAGAAGAAGGCAACGTGGCGTGCCATGTTTTCGAGCTCCTTTCGGTCTCTCGTCACG GAGCGCACCCGCTTCACCGTCTCACGTAGGAATCAGCGGGTTGATGACACCAGAATGTCTGAGTAGAGAAACATCGCCAGGCCCAGAATCTTATCCGGACAGTTCTGTACCTTCGCCGGCTGGTCAATTGACTAGTCAATCCGCACCAGGATCACCCGGTCATCCGTACGCGCCCTCGAGCCAGTCGTCTCATAAGGGTCGTCTGATGCAACAGATTACCGTTGTCACGAACGGTGTTACGAGTGATTCAGCTAGAGAAG atAAGTATGTTGTATCCGGAAATGCTGCAGAAGAACATTCTCTTTCCCCGGCCGGTCAGTACAGTCCGGCTCCTGTTATTGTACAAACGACGTATAACTACAG CGGAAGTTTTATTGGTCCCGACGCAGGCGTCGGTGTTTCAAAGCGTCCGCACGAGGAATCGGATAGTTCTCCAGGTTCACCGGCACCGCTTGCAATCGTCGAAAGTCCCGAGCCATCCGAACACCAACAACCACAGACGAAACGTCAACGCGTTCACGATATGGACGATCATTGA
- the LOC114873390 gene encoding forkhead box protein K1 isoform X3, translated as MQTNKIIRKESDAWALLALKSAPASPTKMQWNPEAKGAPIARLEGREFEYMVRQRRITIGRNSSRGEVDVNMGHSSFISRRHLEIFYDHPFFFMICNGKNGVFVDGVFQRKGAPAFQLPKTCTFRFPSTNIRLVFQSLVDEQEQNNVRVPSPPKHRAPLPPLRINIPDTGYSSPFPSPTGTISAANSCPASPRAGQGRRNISADLQMVAVYAAAVANDPQNSNLERHEGGQSSSRQISPELSVDSRYRGGSSAGPNGTAANCSPPKDDSKPPYSYAQLIVQAIASAADKQLTLSGIYSYITKNYPYYRTADKGWQNSIRHNLSLNRYFIKVPRSQEEPGKGSFWRIDPQSEAKLIEQAFRRRRQRGVPCFRAPFGLSSRSAPASPSHVGISGLMTPECLSRETSPGPESYPDSSVPSPAGQLTSQSAPGSPGHPYAPSSQSSHKGRLMQQITVVTNGVTSDSAREDKYVVSGNAAEEHSLSPAGQYSPAPVIVQTTYNYSGSFIGPDAGVGVSKRPHEESDSSPGSPAPLAIVESPEPSEHQQPQTKRQRVHDMDDH; from the exons ATGCaaacgaataaaataataagaaag GAGAGCGACGCGTGGGCCCTTCTGGCACTGAAGTCGGCACCGGCCAGTCCGACGAAGATGCAGTGGAACCCGGAGGCAAAGGGTGCACCGATTGCACGACTGGAGGGTCGCGAGTTCGAATACATGGTTAGACAGCGACGTATCACTATCGGACGTAACAGCAGCAGGGGTGAGGTCGACGTCAACATGGGCCACTCCAGCTTTATCTCGCGACGgcaccttgaaatattttatgatCACCCCTTTTTCTTCATGATTTGCAACGGTAAAAATGGTGTATTCGTTGACGGAGTCTTTCAACGAAAGGGCGCGCCTGCCTTTCAATTACCAAAGAC ATGCACATTCAGATTTCCAAGTACAAATATCAGACTGGTATTTCAGTCATTAGTGGACGAACAGGAGCAGAACAATGTACGCGTACCTTCTCCACCAAAACACAGAGCACCGTTGCCACCTTTACGTATTAATATTCCGGATACAGGATATAGCAGTCCGTTTCCTTCTCCCACTGGAACTATCAGTGCTGCTAATTCGTGTCCTGCTAGTCCACGAGCAGGACAGGGAAGAAGAAACATATCTGCGGACCTTCAAATGGTGGCAGTGTACGCAGCTGCTGTTGCCAATGATCctcaaaattcaaatttggAAAGACACGAGGGTGGACAGAGTTCTAGCAGACAGATAAGCCCCGAGCTAAGCGTGGACTCTAGATACAGAGGTGGAAGCAGTGCCGGACCAAATGGTACTGCAGCAAATTGTAGTCCGCCAAAGGACGATTCAAAACCGCCGTATTCGTACGCGCAGCTGATTGTTCAGGCCATAGCGTCTGCGGCGGATAAACAGCTCACGTTGTCCGGGATTTATTCGTACATTACGAAGAATTACCCGTATTATAGAACGGCGGATAAAGGGTGGCAAAATTCCATAAGGCATAATCTTTCGTTGAATCGTTATTTCATTAAAGTACCGAGAAGTCAAGAGGAACCAGGGAAGGGTTCATTTTGGCGAATCGATCCTCAGTCCGAAGCGAAACTGATAGAACAGGCATTTAGGAGAAGAAGGCAACGTGGCGTGCCATGTTTTCGAGCTCCTTTCGGTCTCTCGTCACG GAGCGCACCCGCTTCACCGTCTCACGTAGGAATCAGCGGGTTGATGACACCAGAATGTCTGAGTAGAGAAACATCGCCAGGCCCAGAATCTTATCCGGACAGTTCTGTACCTTCGCCGGCTGGTCAATTGACTAGTCAATCCGCACCAGGATCACCCGGTCATCCGTACGCGCCCTCGAGCCAGTCGTCTCATAAGGGTCGTCTGATGCAACAGATTACCGTTGTCACGAACGGTGTTACGAGTGATTCAGCTAGAGAAG atAAGTATGTTGTATCCGGAAATGCTGCAGAAGAACATTCTCTTTCCCCGGCCGGTCAGTACAGTCCGGCTCCTGTTATTGTACAAACGACGTATAACTACAG CGGAAGTTTTATTGGTCCCGACGCAGGCGTCGGTGTTTCAAAGCGTCCGCACGAGGAATCGGATAGTTCTCCAGGTTCACCGGCACCGCTTGCAATCGTCGAAAGTCCCGAGCCATCCGAACACCAACAACCACAGACGAAACGTCAACGCGTTCACGATATGGACGATCATTGA
- the LOC114873390 gene encoding forkhead box protein K1 isoform X4 yields MSTYSRTQESDAWALLALKSAPASPTKMQWNPEAKGAPIARLEGREFEYMVRQRRITIGRNSSRGEVDVNMGHSSFISRRHLEIFYDHPFFFMICNGKNGVFVDGVFQRKGAPAFQLPKTCTFRFPSTNIRLVFQSLVDEQEQNNVRVPSPPKHRAPLPPLRINIPDTGYSSPFPSPTGTISAANSCPASPRAGQGRRNISADLQMVAVYAAAVANDPQNSNLERHEGGQSSSRQISPELSVDSRYRGGSSAGPNGTAANCSPPKDDSKPPYSYAQLIVQAIASAADKQLTLSGIYSYITKNYPYYRTADKGWQNSIRHNLSLNRYFIKVPRSQEEPGKGSFWRIDPQSEAKLIEQAFRRRRQRGVPCFRAPFGLSSRSAPASPSHVGISGLMTPECLSRETSPGPESYPDSSVPSPAGQLTSQSAPGSPGHPYAPSSQSSHKGRLMQQITVVTNGVTSDSAREDKYVVSGNAAEEHSLSPAGQYSPAPVIVQTTYNYSGSFIGPDAGVGVSKRPHEESDSSPGSPAPLAIVESPEPSEHQQPQTKRQRVHDMDDH; encoded by the exons ATGTCTACGTACTCCCGTACTCAGGAGAGCGACGCGTGGGCCCTTCTGGCACTGAAGTCGGCACCGGCCAGTCCGACGAAGATGCAGTGGAACCCGGAGGCAAAGGGTGCACCGATTGCACGACTGGAGGGTCGCGAGTTCGAATACATGGTTAGACAGCGACGTATCACTATCGGACGTAACAGCAGCAGGGGTGAGGTCGACGTCAACATGGGCCACTCCAGCTTTATCTCGCGACGgcaccttgaaatattttatgatCACCCCTTTTTCTTCATGATTTGCAACGGTAAAAATGGTGTATTCGTTGACGGAGTCTTTCAACGAAAGGGCGCGCCTGCCTTTCAATTACCAAAGAC ATGCACATTCAGATTTCCAAGTACAAATATCAGACTGGTATTTCAGTCATTAGTGGACGAACAGGAGCAGAACAATGTACGCGTACCTTCTCCACCAAAACACAGAGCACCGTTGCCACCTTTACGTATTAATATTCCGGATACAGGATATAGCAGTCCGTTTCCTTCTCCCACTGGAACTATCAGTGCTGCTAATTCGTGTCCTGCTAGTCCACGAGCAGGACAGGGAAGAAGAAACATATCTGCGGACCTTCAAATGGTGGCAGTGTACGCAGCTGCTGTTGCCAATGATCctcaaaattcaaatttggAAAGACACGAGGGTGGACAGAGTTCTAGCAGACAGATAAGCCCCGAGCTAAGCGTGGACTCTAGATACAGAGGTGGAAGCAGTGCCGGACCAAATGGTACTGCAGCAAATTGTAGTCCGCCAAAGGACGATTCAAAACCGCCGTATTCGTACGCGCAGCTGATTGTTCAGGCCATAGCGTCTGCGGCGGATAAACAGCTCACGTTGTCCGGGATTTATTCGTACATTACGAAGAATTACCCGTATTATAGAACGGCGGATAAAGGGTGGCAAAATTCCATAAGGCATAATCTTTCGTTGAATCGTTATTTCATTAAAGTACCGAGAAGTCAAGAGGAACCAGGGAAGGGTTCATTTTGGCGAATCGATCCTCAGTCCGAAGCGAAACTGATAGAACAGGCATTTAGGAGAAGAAGGCAACGTGGCGTGCCATGTTTTCGAGCTCCTTTCGGTCTCTCGTCACG GAGCGCACCCGCTTCACCGTCTCACGTAGGAATCAGCGGGTTGATGACACCAGAATGTCTGAGTAGAGAAACATCGCCAGGCCCAGAATCTTATCCGGACAGTTCTGTACCTTCGCCGGCTGGTCAATTGACTAGTCAATCCGCACCAGGATCACCCGGTCATCCGTACGCGCCCTCGAGCCAGTCGTCTCATAAGGGTCGTCTGATGCAACAGATTACCGTTGTCACGAACGGTGTTACGAGTGATTCAGCTAGAGAAG atAAGTATGTTGTATCCGGAAATGCTGCAGAAGAACATTCTCTTTCCCCGGCCGGTCAGTACAGTCCGGCTCCTGTTATTGTACAAACGACGTATAACTACAG CGGAAGTTTTATTGGTCCCGACGCAGGCGTCGGTGTTTCAAAGCGTCCGCACGAGGAATCGGATAGTTCTCCAGGTTCACCGGCACCGCTTGCAATCGTCGAAAGTCCCGAGCCATCCGAACACCAACAACCACAGACGAAACGTCAACGCGTTCACGATATGGACGATCATTGA
- the LOC114873390 gene encoding forkhead box protein K1 isoform X1 — protein MYFHVFPLNAIIDVIKRYQSMAWVRYYNFDSSFLFLFYPYEQCIFLRHYFFLRRRVCSLGAMSTYSRTQESDAWALLALKSAPASPTKMQWNPEAKGAPIARLEGREFEYMVRQRRITIGRNSSRGEVDVNMGHSSFISRRHLEIFYDHPFFFMICNGKNGVFVDGVFQRKGAPAFQLPKTCTFRFPSTNIRLVFQSLVDEQEQNNVRVPSPPKHRAPLPPLRINIPDTGYSSPFPSPTGTISAANSCPASPRAGQGRRNISADLQMVAVYAAAVANDPQNSNLERHEGGQSSSRQISPELSVDSRYRGGSSAGPNGTAANCSPPKDDSKPPYSYAQLIVQAIASAADKQLTLSGIYSYITKNYPYYRTADKGWQNSIRHNLSLNRYFIKVPRSQEEPGKGSFWRIDPQSEAKLIEQAFRRRRQRGVPCFRAPFGLSSRSAPASPSHVGISGLMTPECLSRETSPGPESYPDSSVPSPAGQLTSQSAPGSPGHPYAPSSQSSHKGRLMQQITVVTNGVTSDSAREDKYVVSGNAAEEHSLSPAGQYSPAPVIVQTTYNYSGSFIGPDAGVGVSKRPHEESDSSPGSPAPLAIVESPEPSEHQQPQTKRQRVHDMDDH, from the exons atgtatttTCATGTCTTCCCTCTTAACGCTATCATCGATGTTATTAAACGATATCAATCCATGGCCTGGGTCAGATACTACAATTTTGACTCGTCATTCTTGTTCCTGTTCTATCCGTACGAACAGTGTATCTTTCTCCGACATTACTTCTTTCTCCGGCG GAGGGTTTGCTCACTCGGTGCTATGTCTACGTACTCCCGTACTCAGGAGAGCGACGCGTGGGCCCTTCTGGCACTGAAGTCGGCACCGGCCAGTCCGACGAAGATGCAGTGGAACCCGGAGGCAAAGGGTGCACCGATTGCACGACTGGAGGGTCGCGAGTTCGAATACATGGTTAGACAGCGACGTATCACTATCGGACGTAACAGCAGCAGGGGTGAGGTCGACGTCAACATGGGCCACTCCAGCTTTATCTCGCGACGgcaccttgaaatattttatgatCACCCCTTTTTCTTCATGATTTGCAACGGTAAAAATGGTGTATTCGTTGACGGAGTCTTTCAACGAAAGGGCGCGCCTGCCTTTCAATTACCAAAGAC ATGCACATTCAGATTTCCAAGTACAAATATCAGACTGGTATTTCAGTCATTAGTGGACGAACAGGAGCAGAACAATGTACGCGTACCTTCTCCACCAAAACACAGAGCACCGTTGCCACCTTTACGTATTAATATTCCGGATACAGGATATAGCAGTCCGTTTCCTTCTCCCACTGGAACTATCAGTGCTGCTAATTCGTGTCCTGCTAGTCCACGAGCAGGACAGGGAAGAAGAAACATATCTGCGGACCTTCAAATGGTGGCAGTGTACGCAGCTGCTGTTGCCAATGATCctcaaaattcaaatttggAAAGACACGAGGGTGGACAGAGTTCTAGCAGACAGATAAGCCCCGAGCTAAGCGTGGACTCTAGATACAGAGGTGGAAGCAGTGCCGGACCAAATGGTACTGCAGCAAATTGTAGTCCGCCAAAGGACGATTCAAAACCGCCGTATTCGTACGCGCAGCTGATTGTTCAGGCCATAGCGTCTGCGGCGGATAAACAGCTCACGTTGTCCGGGATTTATTCGTACATTACGAAGAATTACCCGTATTATAGAACGGCGGATAAAGGGTGGCAAAATTCCATAAGGCATAATCTTTCGTTGAATCGTTATTTCATTAAAGTACCGAGAAGTCAAGAGGAACCAGGGAAGGGTTCATTTTGGCGAATCGATCCTCAGTCCGAAGCGAAACTGATAGAACAGGCATTTAGGAGAAGAAGGCAACGTGGCGTGCCATGTTTTCGAGCTCCTTTCGGTCTCTCGTCACG GAGCGCACCCGCTTCACCGTCTCACGTAGGAATCAGCGGGTTGATGACACCAGAATGTCTGAGTAGAGAAACATCGCCAGGCCCAGAATCTTATCCGGACAGTTCTGTACCTTCGCCGGCTGGTCAATTGACTAGTCAATCCGCACCAGGATCACCCGGTCATCCGTACGCGCCCTCGAGCCAGTCGTCTCATAAGGGTCGTCTGATGCAACAGATTACCGTTGTCACGAACGGTGTTACGAGTGATTCAGCTAGAGAAG atAAGTATGTTGTATCCGGAAATGCTGCAGAAGAACATTCTCTTTCCCCGGCCGGTCAGTACAGTCCGGCTCCTGTTATTGTACAAACGACGTATAACTACAG CGGAAGTTTTATTGGTCCCGACGCAGGCGTCGGTGTTTCAAAGCGTCCGCACGAGGAATCGGATAGTTCTCCAGGTTCACCGGCACCGCTTGCAATCGTCGAAAGTCCCGAGCCATCCGAACACCAACAACCACAGACGAAACGTCAACGCGTTCACGATATGGACGATCATTGA